The Periplaneta americana isolate PAMFEO1 chromosome 10, P.americana_PAMFEO1_priV1, whole genome shotgun sequence genomic interval atgataagacagctgttcatgagtatgttatttcataattaggattatgtgaaaattgtcaacaagatttttcttcagaactaaagaaaaaaatagttcattCTGCAGTAATCTGAATAAAAGATAGCAGAATTGctacagaatgaaaaataataggaagaaaaatatggcaGTTCGTTGGATCAAGAATTTAAGCTGCCcccatgtaataaatttcatgttgaacatgtggctggatgttcatagttgtatagtcattctggtcatccaagaaaattgttctctGAATCATCTCAGAAGaccaagaagaggaaaactgaacATCTCAGAGAAGCTGGTGATCCTGCTGCGCTTGCTCTTGCTACTCAGATAAGTCTGAAGGCTTCTGGTAAAAAGAAGCagctaaactaatggaaaaaactGTAAGTACACTAACCCGTGCGGCAAAAATTCCAACTGCATATAACGAGCATAGTGGTTCCtgcaaaaagtttcaaaatatagtgGTGATGACTTTTTAGCCCTGATAATGGATACGAAATTATCTAAGTACCAGTACACTTTATTGAGACTACAATCAAAATGTGGAAATGTAGATTTATATCCAGAGTACAATGAAGTTCAAGAAGCAAAGTTACATTGCTATCCATGTGATATTACTCTGACAGAAATAAGtgcagaagtgaagttacagagtcTGTTAGGTCATACAGCCAGACGAATTtatgaaaaggagaaaggaagaaattcagaGAGGGTTTCCAAATGAGATGAGACTTCTTGTGGACAAACCTAAACCAAGAGAGAGTGGAACCTCAAACAACGGGAATATTCCTGGAAGATTCTTCTTAAATCCCGAATTAACATATCCATAACCAGGATAGATAAAGACTTAATTATACGTTTTGCAGTTGTTCTTCGAGTAATTTCTAACGGAAGACatattaaaattgattctttGGATCAATATATGctagaaaatgcaaaattgttcattCAGAAGTATCCCTAGTTTTACCTCCCAGCTAGCGTACACAAAATTCTCATCCATGGGTCTCAGATTATTAACTCAGCTCTGCTTCCAATTGCACAGTTATCTGAGGAGGCtcataataaagatattaaaataatacatcgaGAGCCCCACACAAGGAAAATTTCTCGTAAAAAATACAATGACAGATTTAGTCAACAACCTTCTCATATCTTCCGATCCTCTCATTTCAAATATCAGAAagtcacataaaaacacaaaactcCCTTGTGGAAGGATTACAGCTATTGAAAGAGTCTAGTGAGtaagaagaagaaagtgccattcatgaagaaaatgtcagtaatgaaaatgtaatgatgaggaatcagatattgaataaaaactattatgttgtgaaagtgcttttaatttaaagaaaaagtgaaaactattgaataactattgattttatgcatccaagaaaacaatagagaaataaaataattttgtcccattttgagtcgattctggcccactgtgcactggggcgaatattcacgtcacaacagtgcggcgtaggctcttggaagctggacgaagggctcgtaagcctattaagaagcaactgctaacccctgttatgtgcaaaaaaaaaaaaacgcttaatgtggacaaaattacaacactggacagtgaatgactggaagaatgtacttttttccgatgagtctcatttcgaggtccacggccgtgttccttacgtacggaaaggatccgaaaaagtaacagcagctcatctccaacaagcacccaaatacccccccccctaaagtaatgttttggggttcttttacacatgaagggcctggagcattaatacctatcaagggaatgatgaattctgacaaatatattcacttattggaaaccagaattgtaccccagctgcaaaaatcatttccggatggcagaggtgtgttccaacaagacctggcaccatgccatacacctcgaaaaactacagaattcaacaagaagaatattcaggtactcccctggccaggcaactcacccgacatcaactccattgagaacttgtggtcaatttgcaaaagaagaatgcaaaaaatggattgttctacaaaggagaagatgatttctgccctcattggtgtatggtttcgcgatgaagaaatgaagaatacttgtgggaaattagtggaatccatgccaaatcgtctcagagctgttattaggaacaagagaggccacatagattactgaggtatgtcttagaaccttttttttttatcgcgttcgagtgtttttgcataagtaattacgttgttcagattaatttgcacgctactgtaaatgcgtttataataagttaattttgtatgtgATTACACAAATGAAGTGTTTCTCgaagaaataaaggaatattttttcggcttgttcttcgtgttgatatcttaccactcataTGTCCCAATacccaatagttttaccataaatgaGAGTCAAACTTCAGACAATTTTTTTTCGGCTAAACtgttattcaaataccaaaatcaCACTTGACTTTTTAGTCacaacctaaagattctgttcaAATTAAAGTAGTTATACCCATTTCATGATGTATATCTGTTTAAATATGATTAGTATTCCCCCGAGTCATACATTTCATTGACACCttattcagaaataaaatagGAGTGTGGCTCACTTTCTTTGTGACTAAGACAACGCCTGTTAAGCATTAGTTCACTGGAAAAACTTTTACTACATTTAACACAGGAAAAGGAATCTTATAAACATGAACTGAAGCATGAACATTTAAGTCACTTTCATGCACAAATGCTTCACCACACACTGAACAAGAATAGGCCTTTTCTATCTTGTGACATTCTGAATGCTTTTTCAGTAAATTATTGTGCTTAAAACTCTTTTTGCAAATATCACATGTAAACGGTTTAGAAATGTGAACTTTCATGTGGCAGTGAAGATGATTTCGTTTTGTATATCCCTTACCACAATGCATACAAGTGAAAGGCCTTTCTGTACTGTGAATAAGCTCGTGAGATTTCAGTGCATTAAGAAGAACAAATTCCTTACCACAAATGTTGCAAAAGTATGGTTTGTTTTCTcctgaatgaataaaggaatgggTTTTCAAATTATTGGCCGCACTATAACTTTTACCACACACCTTACAGACATAAGGCCTTTCCTTCGAGTGAACTAAACCATGTTTGACGAGGTTCCATTTCTGAGAAAAAGATTTTCCGCATTCCGCACATGTGTAAGGTTTTTCTCCCGTGTGTACAACCAAGTGAACGTTGAGATCACCACGTTTCCTAAACCTTTTTCCACAAGTACTACACTCAAAGCGTTTTTCACCAGTGTGTATTAAAATGTGAGTCTTTAGATCACCTCTCTGAGAAAACGCAAAACCACACGTTTCGCAGACAAATGGTTTCTTCTTTCCGTTATGATGAAATTCATGCGACTTCAAACTATTTGATGTTGAAAAACGTTTGCCACAATCTTTACACTCGTGGGGCTTCTCGCGTGTATGCACTCGTATATGAGTCTTAAGATTGCTGCGTTGAGTGAAACCTCTGTTGCATATATTACAAAGGTATGGTCTGTGGGTAGAGTGAATGAATTTATGTTGACGAAGATAGTTACGAAGTTGAAACCTCTTCCCGCATACATCACAGACATATGGTTTATCAACCATATTGCTTGGAGCATCATGATCATCTTCAATCTTCTTACTCTCATCACTTGGAACGTCACTGGCATTAGTTGTAAGCAATTTACAGACACTGATAGAAATATCTTCCTGCCTGTGCAaaagaaaatttacatttcatgtaTTATTCTGAGCATCATTCAGTTTTTCttactgaaatataattttgtaaaacttCATCAGTTTgtactaaatacataaatataatatggaattatattTCAATCAGggtgtaatatattactattacacagcAGAAAATTAAAAACACTTCTATTATAGTATTTGAGTTCACTAGAACTCGGTAATTCTTTACAAGTTAACCCTGAAATAAAATCATCAGAAATAATCCACCACTAAAccatgctgtttttttttttcacataaaaaaaGTAAATGTATTTCAACTTCATCAACAGAAATACTAAGAGGTGAAGGTATTTCCAATTAGTGTGgtttgtttttagtaggttattttacaacggtGTATCAACaactgaggttatttagcatctgaatgaaatgaaggtgataatgccggtgaaatgagtctggggtccagcaccgatagttacccagcactcgctcatattgggttgagggaaaatcctcaaccaccatccggaccacctggtttcatggtcagatgcgctaaccgttactccacaggtgtggactccaattAGTGTCAGCACTGCAAAATTTGCATTGGTATTCAGTTCTCATTCTGCTCACAAAATTTAGCTATTAGTCATGGAGCAGCATAGTGATAAACTTTTACCCTTTTTAAACTTTCCACAAAAATGACTATAATTATAAGGTCATTAAAAGCATGAATTCAACTTGGGTGACATAAACTTGGTATCAGCATCTTCCATAAAATGGTTCGATGCTGATAAACAAGCCACCACAGACAACATATGTCCATACACTAAATACTTGTGTTGTTCAATCAATAGCTCTATCTAAACTGCACCTCTAGCAACTGAACTTTTCTCTTCATCAAAGAActtgtaataatttaaaattaattaaatgtataacTTACTTGATATGTCattcaatttgttaatataaACGTAAATTATAACAATACATTAGTAACATATCAAAGAGAATTAGTATAGGTCTCTCATACTTGCACAATGCCTTGAAATTCAGAATGATGAAGTTGACTTGTTTTGTGTAGCAGTGTTTTGTGTAGCAGTAACAGTACAATGGAGATAGAAAGGGGGAAGACTGATGAAATTTCAGGCACATTTAATGATGGTGAATTGTATCTCTTCATATTCTAAAATGTCTGAAGAATTCTACAATatggacataaattattttagtagttaTAGAACTGCTATTCTAAATTAAGCTTTTCGAAAATGTAGGCTCATAATTTAGTGTTTGAAGTTATTCATATAGATCAAAATTCTTATACAAAAATTTAGAACATATCAGTAGTTTCGAGTAGAAAAGAATTGTCAAGAGAATACTTCAAAATaaatgaacttgtaaacaatAAATACACACATCAGAAAATAAGTAAAGATATTACACATATGCGTGAGCTGACGAAGCATGCTGAAAACTGGGATTTTTATTATGAGGAATAATGCAAATTATATTAATGCATTTTAACATgtgcataaattaaattatagaattttgtaacaatttcagtaatacattacatattattatgatgtaccaaagtacatatgatatttccgtgcaaacTTCGCTACTCACAAGGCACAATCACATCATTCACAAGCACCAGTGGGAGCAGAAGCAGTAGCACAAGGAACATAAATCAACAAACTATGTCGAAGAGTTTATAATATACACGCAGACTAAATTCCTAACCTTTCACTAATA includes:
- the LOC138707560 gene encoding gastrula zinc finger protein XlCGF57.1-like, which codes for MDNENGGMFLPDEYIKEVLDSEEFSSEIKFEILEDSSVDFTFLSAKCDEYDVSHDLLVLKSELQKKGSDVEYDDDDVESDWNSRKNIEDKEHIANGERQEDISISVCKLLTTNASDVPSDESKKIEDDHDAPSNMVDKPYVCDVCGKRFQLRNYLRQHKFIHSTHRPYLCNICNRGFTQRSNLKTHIRVHTREKPHECKDCGKRFSTSNSLKSHEFHHNGKKKPFVCETCGFAFSQRGDLKTHILIHTGEKRFECSTCGKRFRKRGDLNVHLVVHTGEKPYTCAECGKSFSQKWNLVKHGLVHSKERPYVCKVCGKSYSAANNLKTHSFIHSGENKPYFCNICGKEFVLLNALKSHELIHSTERPFTCMHCGKGYTKRNHLHCHMKVHISKPFTCDICKKSFKHNNLLKKHSECHKIEKAYSCSVCGEAFVHESDLNVHASVHVYKIPFPVLNVVKVFPVN